A genomic window from Halogeometricum borinquense DSM 11551 includes:
- a CDS encoding DUF7269 family protein has protein sequence MNTTKITAGVGVIAVLGGVAGLAGFVVPGLSATFVFVIVVGLVAGAQGLRYALGRRSVDYRAADTGDPELRYRVPTPGDDVDRRLSKTGWRVSDATNLRMRLRESAIQTLVFHDNCSADVAERHVEEGTWTTDPVAARYLGADVSLSLVDRVRLVVRGQSSTAARAARTIDAIESVHESDDSVTEAHR, from the coding sequence ATGAACACGACAAAAATCACTGCCGGCGTCGGCGTCATCGCCGTTCTCGGCGGCGTCGCGGGCCTCGCGGGATTTGTCGTTCCCGGTCTGAGCGCGACGTTCGTCTTTGTCATCGTCGTCGGTCTCGTCGCAGGCGCCCAAGGCCTCCGCTACGCACTCGGACGCCGGAGCGTTGACTATCGTGCAGCAGACACAGGTGACCCCGAACTCCGATACCGAGTTCCGACGCCCGGCGACGACGTGGACCGCCGTCTGTCGAAGACCGGTTGGCGAGTGAGCGATGCGACCAACCTTCGGATGCGCCTCCGCGAGTCGGCTATTCAAACGCTCGTCTTCCACGACAACTGCTCGGCCGACGTTGCCGAACGACACGTCGAGGAAGGAACGTGGACGACTGACCCCGTCGCGGCCCGTTATCTCGGTGCCGACGTTTCGCTCTCGTTGGTTGACCGGGTTCGGTTGGTTGTTCGCGGACAGTCGTCCACCGCAGCGCGGGCCGCACGAACGATTGACGCTATCGAGTCTGTTCACGAGAGCGACGACTCCGTGACGGAGGCGCACCGATGA
- a CDS encoding DUF4129 domain-containing protein: protein MDRHAARTVALAVLAVLALGMAAATIDTAVTGGSGGGGLGTGASTGIGPSDEGDVGPSDTEGGGMTFGSFCLPILTEPLVQAGLLLVFVGLLLLTYYDTRSLLPVFVIGITFGLPGYVFWALLTSCRALDFGGSSIGASNGSFSLPQGGGGFPGSGDGPVAAPTAIFGFILVLALVGAVALLFFSTGDDDAAADPETVHEEDDDVDIRDIGRAAGAAADRIEDDADVDNEVYRAWSEMTALLDIPNPQTSTPGEFASAAVDAGMTREDVDELTHLFEEVRYGGQSATTDREERAVTALRRIESAYAEDAS, encoded by the coding sequence GTGGATAGACACGCCGCCCGAACAGTCGCCCTCGCCGTCCTCGCCGTCCTCGCCCTCGGAATGGCGGCGGCCACCATCGACACCGCTGTCACCGGCGGGTCAGGCGGTGGCGGTCTCGGAACAGGTGCTTCAACAGGAATTGGTCCGTCCGACGAAGGCGATGTCGGTCCCAGCGATACCGAAGGAGGTGGGATGACGTTCGGTTCGTTCTGCTTGCCGATACTGACGGAACCGCTCGTGCAAGCCGGCCTCCTCCTCGTCTTTGTCGGATTGCTACTTCTCACCTACTACGATACGCGGTCGCTGCTTCCCGTTTTCGTCATCGGTATCACGTTCGGTCTCCCCGGATACGTCTTCTGGGCACTCCTGACGTCTTGTCGCGCACTCGACTTCGGCGGCAGCAGTATCGGTGCCAGCAACGGGTCGTTTTCACTTCCACAGGGTGGCGGGGGATTCCCTGGGTCCGGTGACGGTCCTGTCGCCGCACCCACCGCGATATTCGGGTTTATTCTCGTCCTCGCACTCGTCGGTGCTGTCGCCCTCCTGTTCTTCTCGACCGGAGACGACGACGCTGCGGCGGACCCCGAGACGGTTCATGAGGAGGACGACGACGTTGACATCCGCGACATCGGCCGGGCCGCCGGTGCCGCCGCAGACCGGATCGAAGACGACGCCGACGTAGATAACGAAGTGTACCGCGCGTGGAGCGAGATGACTGCCCTTCTCGACATTCCGAATCCTCAGACGAGTACTCCCGGCGAGTTCGCATCCGCCGCGGTCGATGCCGGAATGACCCGTGAAGACGTGGACGAACTCACGCACCTGTTCGAGGAGGTTCGGTACGGCGGGCAGTCGGCGACGACCGACCGCGAAGAACGTGCGGTCACCGCTCTCAGACGCATCGAGTCGGCTTACGCGGAGGATGCGTCATGA
- a CDS encoding helix-turn-helix transcriptional regulator, which yields MSDIGDPSIIGYVTSSATRQAVVLALASEPKTTRELCTKLNASESGIYGATNNLRDNGVLEGTEDEHFRLTGLGIVVADAIKRRQQFESVLQSDPDYWRTHDVYALPDAFRARLAELDGGSVFRVSETDPSGAIRLIHENLRESERVAIAAPVYFPDLGKTLREVCDDRPGRLLVTDAVVTEIRRHADGRVPVPANLNIRVTDISFGLAVANGITFLSLPQLDGTYDPRTELIADSEAAAAFGDDLFEWFWRDATPIDDVASTRPI from the coding sequence GTGAGCGATATAGGGGACCCATCAATCATCGGGTACGTTACGAGCTCAGCGACGCGACAGGCGGTCGTCTTGGCGCTCGCTTCAGAACCGAAGACGACCCGCGAACTCTGCACAAAGCTCAACGCCAGCGAATCAGGTATCTACGGAGCAACGAACAACCTACGCGACAACGGTGTCCTTGAGGGAACCGAAGACGAGCACTTCCGACTCACCGGTCTCGGTATCGTCGTCGCTGACGCCATCAAACGGCGACAACAGTTTGAATCTGTCCTCCAGTCAGACCCCGACTACTGGCGCACGCACGACGTATACGCACTTCCGGACGCGTTCCGCGCTCGTCTTGCCGAACTCGACGGGGGTTCGGTGTTCCGCGTCTCCGAGACTGATCCGTCGGGCGCGATACGCCTCATCCACGAAAACCTCCGTGAGTCCGAGCGTGTAGCTATCGCCGCCCCCGTCTACTTTCCAGACCTCGGAAAAACGCTCCGAGAGGTGTGTGATGACCGGCCTGGCAGACTCCTCGTCACCGACGCCGTCGTCACGGAAATTCGCCGCCATGCCGACGGCCGCGTTCCGGTCCCGGCGAACCTCAACATCCGCGTCACGGATATCTCGTTCGGCCTCGCGGTTGCGAACGGGATAACATTCCTCTCGTTACCGCAACTGGACGGCACATACGACCCGCGGACCGAACTTATCGCCGACTCTGAGGCCGCGGCGGCGTTCGGTGACGACCTCTTCGAATGGTTCTGGCGTGACGCGACGCCGATAGACGATGTCGCATCGACACGTCCGATCTGA
- a CDS encoding Na+/H+ antiporter, with product MSSGLEQQLIDLLTVFLIAGGVGALLAKIGRVPYTIALLLAGFAASIAGLEIDITLTHDIILLVVLPPLLFEGAATTDIDEFRSNFSVMLTLATVGLAASIVVVGVVSTRLLGYSLLLGLLFGTIILPTDPVSVLALFKQVGAPERLSVLVEGESLLNDGVAVVIFSALLALVEAGDSAADLATLEGIAELAGGIIFSAGGGAIVGLAAGYLIYRLMANLDEHMTEIILTVVLAYGAFLVAEHYLHVSGVIATVAAGLLIGNRGREYAMSPQTKTAVFNTWETAAYVVNTFIFLLLGVKTPIRQIIAEAELLLPAVVLVLVARAVAVYPLTEIANRFSDANVPRNYQHVLVWGGLHGSIPIALVLGLPEAVGPRQQLRVLVFGIAAFSLVIQGLSMKRFLRAVGVETSGKEEELYNLLLTRAKAVDEALDESERLHERNLIRTDVYERFQREYGREKEELNTVIRDLLEAEPALLKQELLQSERRVLHAEESAITDAELSGQLSTELAEDLIAEVHQKQARLDRGETTVTSDIEREGYREFWRERATAFGLDVGEDVLDETAMEELTDESGSNTSPLDDETEGAGTD from the coding sequence ATGTCGAGTGGGCTAGAACAGCAACTCATCGATCTGTTGACCGTCTTTCTCATCGCGGGTGGCGTCGGCGCACTGTTGGCGAAAATCGGGCGGGTGCCGTACACTATCGCGCTCCTCTTAGCCGGATTCGCCGCCTCCATCGCCGGACTGGAAATCGACATTACTCTCACGCACGACATCATCCTCCTCGTCGTCCTCCCACCGTTACTGTTCGAGGGCGCGGCGACGACGGACATCGACGAGTTCCGGTCGAACTTCTCGGTCATGCTAACGCTGGCAACCGTCGGCCTCGCCGCCTCTATCGTCGTTGTCGGCGTTGTCTCCACGAGACTACTCGGCTACTCGTTACTTCTCGGCCTCCTGTTCGGCACCATCATCCTCCCGACGGACCCCGTATCGGTACTGGCGTTGTTCAAGCAGGTTGGCGCGCCTGAACGACTCTCCGTCCTCGTAGAGGGCGAGAGCCTGCTCAACGACGGCGTCGCCGTCGTCATCTTCTCTGCACTGCTCGCACTGGTCGAAGCGGGCGATAGCGCGGCAGATCTTGCGACGCTAGAGGGAATCGCCGAACTCGCCGGTGGGATCATCTTCTCCGCCGGTGGAGGTGCCATCGTCGGACTCGCAGCAGGCTACCTCATCTACCGGCTGATGGCGAATCTCGACGAACACATGACTGAAATCATTCTCACGGTCGTTCTCGCCTACGGTGCCTTCCTCGTCGCAGAACACTACCTCCACGTCAGCGGTGTCATCGCCACCGTTGCCGCCGGACTCCTCATCGGCAACCGTGGCCGTGAGTACGCCATGTCGCCGCAGACGAAGACGGCCGTGTTCAACACGTGGGAGACGGCGGCGTACGTCGTCAACACGTTTATCTTCCTTCTCCTCGGCGTGAAAACGCCGATTCGACAGATCATCGCCGAGGCGGAACTGCTCTTGCCCGCAGTCGTCCTCGTCCTCGTCGCACGCGCGGTTGCGGTCTACCCCCTGACGGAGATTGCAAACCGGTTCTCGGACGCAAACGTCCCGCGGAACTACCAGCACGTTCTCGTCTGGGGCGGCCTCCACGGATCGATCCCCATCGCGCTCGTCCTCGGACTCCCCGAGGCTGTCGGCCCGCGACAGCAACTCCGCGTCCTCGTGTTCGGTATCGCCGCGTTCAGCCTCGTCATACAGGGACTGTCGATGAAACGGTTCCTCCGCGCCGTCGGCGTCGAGACTTCTGGGAAGGAAGAAGAGCTGTATAATCTCCTCCTCACGCGGGCGAAAGCAGTTGACGAAGCGCTGGATGAGTCCGAACGACTCCACGAGCGAAATCTCATCCGAACCGACGTGTACGAGCGGTTCCAACGCGAGTACGGCCGCGAAAAAGAGGAACTGAACACCGTCATTCGTGACCTGCTGGAAGCCGAACCCGCACTGCTTAAACAGGAACTGTTGCAGAGCGAACGGCGCGTTCTCCACGCCGAAGAGAGCGCGATCACCGACGCGGAGTTGAGTGGCCAACTCTCGACTGAACTCGCAGAGGACCTCATCGCCGAAGTCCACCAGAAACAGGCCCGTCTCGACCGCGGCGAAACGACGGTGACAAGCGACATCGAACGCGAGGGCTACCGAGAGTTCTGGCGCGAACGCGCAACGGCGTTCGGTCTCGATGTCGGTGAGGACGTACTCGACGAAACAGCGATGGAAGAACTCACGGACGAATCGGGGTCGAACACGTCCCCGCTCGACGACGAGACTGAAGGTGCCGGAACCGACTGA